One stretch of Bacillota bacterium DNA includes these proteins:
- a CDS encoding SH3 domain-containing protein, with amino-acid sequence MDPDLKMPQLEVTPNKINIMRIQPGQSRDIEVKIANAGRGHITGSVELSPAIPGVSVSPETININEKFNKSVSVNLKINTTDSLKGTTALRVNTNAGEVNVPVSYRCVLPVVLFYPWLGAIGGFLAYYFLYPRFWRECAPYIVNTFRFPGFYAIFLAMAITIPAALIINSRKKTHRLLIPNLISALIATVLLANGMLPNIGTGFLFYAIMLVALWFVLAGAPMNGLPFTAVLGAYGANWFIFNGLLPTGLYQFSEKVVHFNEFWVPAAIFAFTGYGFGQWLLDRVNLTYIQKPARTLHYTGVVLMTIFIIAAVYYSYTQSLSGNTLASTGLAVTARQAAVYAGPSTGSNQIRTLPAGSNIKIIKNEGQWLKVEFYTNGFIHKSQVRVEGSNAVIISDSGSNLRSGPSLQQNNVITVVPRDKVVNVVSKEGDWYNVNYPETGYISQDQVK; translated from the coding sequence ATGGATCCCGACCTGAAAATGCCTCAGCTAGAGGTCACACCAAATAAAATAAACATCATGCGGATTCAACCCGGCCAGAGCAGGGATATTGAAGTAAAAATCGCCAATGCGGGACGGGGTCACATAACCGGTAGTGTCGAGCTGTCGCCCGCAATCCCGGGAGTCAGCGTTTCCCCGGAAACTATAAATATAAACGAGAAATTCAACAAAAGCGTTTCTGTTAATTTAAAAATAAACACAACGGATTCTTTAAAAGGAACGACTGCGCTCAGGGTAAATACGAATGCCGGAGAGGTTAATGTACCTGTTTCTTACCGGTGCGTTTTGCCTGTTGTCTTGTTCTATCCCTGGCTTGGCGCTATCGGCGGGTTTTTGGCGTATTACTTTCTGTATCCCCGTTTCTGGCGGGAATGCGCACCATATATTGTTAATACCTTCCGATTTCCAGGCTTCTACGCGATATTTCTGGCGATGGCGATAACGATTCCGGCGGCGTTAATCATCAATAGCCGCAAAAAGACGCACAGGCTTTTGATACCCAATCTTATCAGCGCGCTAATCGCGACAGTATTGCTTGCCAACGGTATGTTGCCTAATATTGGTACTGGGTTCCTGTTTTATGCAATAATGTTGGTTGCCCTGTGGTTTGTACTGGCCGGCGCCCCGATGAACGGCTTGCCGTTCACAGCCGTACTCGGCGCTTACGGTGCGAACTGGTTTATTTTTAACGGGTTGCTTCCTACCGGCCTGTACCAGTTTAGCGAAAAAGTCGTACATTTCAATGAGTTCTGGGTGCCGGCGGCAATATTTGCCTTTACCGGGTATGGTTTCGGTCAATGGTTGCTTGACCGGGTAAATTTGACTTATATCCAAAAGCCTGCCCGGACCTTGCATTATACCGGTGTTGTATTAATGACAATTTTTATAATCGCCGCCGTTTATTACTCGTATACCCAATCCCTGAGCGGCAATACGCTTGCTTCGACCGGTTTAGCAGTAACTGCCAGACAAGCGGCAGTTTACGCGGGTCCTTCAACAGGGTCCAATCAAATCAGAACTTTACCCGCGGGATCAAACATAAAAATCATTAAAAATGAGGGCCAGTGGCTTAAGGTTGAGTTCTATACCAATGGATTTATTCACAAGTCCCAGGTGAGAGTCGAAGGTTCCAATGCCGTCATTATTTCGGATTCCGGCTCTAATCTCCGTTCCGGACCTTCTTTGCAGCAAAATAATGTGATAACGGTTGTACCCAGGGACAAGGTTGTTAACGTCGTCAGTAAAGAAGGTGATTGGTATAATGTCAATTATCCTGAAACCGGTTATATTTCACAAGATCAGGTTAAATGA